From the genome of Paludisphaera rhizosphaerae, one region includes:
- a CDS encoding alpha-L-arabinofuranosidase C-terminal domain-containing protein, whose protein sequence is MQRRPRSGYGRTSWLAALAIGAGISIASATAADGPATIAVHVDKPGTAIPPDFMGFMTEEINHAYDGGLYAELIQNRTFQDPGNAPGGLPVHWSVVGQGKASTDAIEPVNSALPVSLRLDLSGGEAGVANDGYWGVPVRPDTPYSATFYARGSGGFAGPVTVSLLTDDGKTVASAQSQPVTGDWRKHTIALKTGPDAPTTAKARFVLSAKGSGRVSFSYVSLFPPTYQNAPNGLRPDLMKLMAEMRPKFIRLPGGNYLEGGRFADRFRWKEMVGPPDQRPGHMGCWGYRSSDGFGLPEFLLWCKQLGAEPVLGVFAGYVLNGDYVKAGTPEMDVFTQEALEEIEYVMGPADSQWGARRSADGFPEPFALKYVEIGNEDWFDKSGSYDGRFTQIARAIRARYPQLKLIASAPVTSFKPDLYDDHFYRSARQLMGMATMYDPTTADSPKLSFAGGGFNGRQRDTAIKTFVGEWATQEGRPTPTLNAGLADAAFIMGMEKNSDAVVMECYAPLLVNVNPADPGKGYPKGWQWNTNLIGYDALHSFGSPSYHAQVMLAQNKGDVVLPTEFTAPTSSPSAEASRGGIGLGSWHTDVEYTDLSVTAPDGRVLMAPDQTGEWRSSGGPWNSRGRVVAPARKDAETWAFTGDPGWTDYTIRVKARKNAGREGFIVIWHAVGEDEYRWWNIGGWGNTEARCEAANSLGGRDPYGPSAPFRVEAGRWYDLRLEVAGRRVRGYIDDKLVTDVTSEPSAASIAAFTTATYDKADRTVIVKFVNAGASPLDARVELRGVSRVEPEGTALVISGEPGAVNSVDEPLKVAPRREAVSGASTSFVRTFPAHSLTVLRLKATAP, encoded by the coding sequence ATGCAACGTCGACCCCGTTCCGGCTACGGCCGGACTTCATGGCTTGCGGCCCTCGCGATCGGCGCGGGGATTTCCATCGCCTCGGCTACGGCCGCCGACGGCCCGGCGACGATCGCCGTGCACGTCGACAAGCCCGGCACGGCCATCCCGCCCGACTTCATGGGGTTCATGACCGAGGAGATCAACCACGCCTACGACGGCGGGCTGTACGCGGAGCTGATCCAGAACCGGACGTTTCAGGATCCCGGCAACGCCCCCGGCGGGCTCCCCGTCCACTGGTCGGTCGTGGGCCAGGGGAAGGCGTCGACGGATGCGATCGAGCCCGTGAACTCGGCGCTGCCGGTCAGCCTTCGCCTGGATCTGTCTGGCGGCGAGGCCGGCGTCGCCAACGACGGTTACTGGGGCGTCCCGGTGCGGCCCGACACGCCCTACAGCGCGACGTTCTACGCCCGGGGCTCCGGCGGTTTCGCCGGCCCAGTGACGGTCTCACTCCTGACCGATGACGGGAAAACGGTCGCCTCGGCCCAATCGCAGCCCGTGACCGGTGATTGGCGGAAGCACACCATCGCACTCAAGACCGGCCCCGACGCCCCGACGACGGCGAAGGCCCGGTTCGTGCTCTCGGCGAAGGGGAGCGGCCGCGTCTCGTTCAGCTATGTCTCGCTCTTCCCGCCCACGTATCAGAACGCCCCCAACGGGCTGCGTCCCGACCTGATGAAGCTGATGGCCGAGATGCGGCCCAAGTTCATCCGGCTCCCCGGCGGCAACTACCTGGAAGGGGGACGCTTCGCCGATCGCTTCCGCTGGAAGGAGATGGTCGGCCCGCCCGATCAGCGTCCCGGCCACATGGGATGCTGGGGCTATCGCTCGTCCGACGGCTTCGGCCTGCCCGAGTTCCTCCTCTGGTGCAAGCAGCTCGGCGCGGAGCCGGTCCTTGGCGTGTTCGCGGGCTACGTCCTCAACGGCGATTACGTGAAGGCCGGGACCCCAGAAATGGACGTCTTCACGCAGGAGGCCCTGGAGGAGATCGAGTACGTCATGGGCCCGGCCGACAGCCAGTGGGGAGCCCGACGCTCGGCCGACGGATTCCCCGAGCCGTTCGCGCTGAAGTACGTCGAGATCGGCAATGAGGACTGGTTCGACAAGTCGGGGAGCTACGACGGCCGGTTCACCCAGATCGCCAGGGCGATCCGCGCCCGCTATCCCCAGTTGAAGCTCATCGCCTCCGCGCCGGTGACCAGCTTCAAGCCCGACCTCTACGACGACCACTTCTACCGAAGCGCCCGCCAGTTGATGGGCATGGCCACGATGTACGACCCAACGACGGCCGACTCGCCGAAGCTCTCGTTCGCCGGAGGCGGCTTCAACGGCCGCCAGCGCGACACCGCGATCAAGACGTTCGTCGGCGAGTGGGCCACGCAGGAAGGCCGGCCGACGCCGACGCTCAACGCCGGCCTGGCCGATGCCGCCTTCATCATGGGGATGGAGAAGAACTCCGACGCCGTGGTGATGGAGTGTTACGCGCCCCTGCTGGTGAACGTGAACCCCGCCGATCCGGGCAAGGGGTATCCGAAGGGCTGGCAGTGGAACACGAACCTGATCGGCTACGACGCTCTGCATAGCTTTGGCTCGCCCAGCTACCACGCGCAGGTGATGCTCGCTCAGAACAAGGGGGACGTCGTCCTGCCGACCGAGTTCACCGCCCCGACCTCATCGCCGAGCGCCGAGGCGTCTCGCGGCGGGATCGGGCTGGGCTCATGGCACACGGACGTCGAGTACACCGACCTGAGCGTCACGGCCCCGGACGGTCGAGTGCTGATGGCCCCGGACCAGACCGGCGAGTGGCGGTCCAGCGGCGGTCCCTGGAACTCGCGAGGACGCGTCGTCGCCCCCGCCCGGAAGGACGCGGAGACCTGGGCGTTCACCGGAGATCCCGGCTGGACCGATTACACGATCCGCGTGAAGGCCCGCAAGAACGCCGGTCGCGAGGGGTTCATCGTGATCTGGCACGCGGTCGGCGAGGACGAATACCGCTGGTGGAACATCGGCGGCTGGGGGAACACAGAGGCCCGCTGCGAGGCCGCGAACAGCCTTGGCGGTCGCGATCCGTACGGTCCCAGCGCCCCCTTCCGCGTCGAAGCCGGACGCTGGTACGACCTACGCCTGGAAGTCGCCGGGCGTCGCGTCCGAGGCTACATCGACGACAAGCTGGTGACCGACGTCACGTCTGAACCAAGCGCGGCCTCGATCGCCGCCTTCACGACGGCGACTTACGACAAGGCCGATCGCACGGTGATCGTGAAGTTCGTCAACGCCGGCGCGTCGCCGCTGGACGCCCGCGTCGAGCTTCGCGGAGTCTCTCGCGTTGAGCCGGAGGGGACCGCGCTGGTGATCTCGGGCGAGCCCGGGGCGGTCAACTCGGTCGACGAGCCGCTGAAGGTCGCCCCCCGGCGCGAGGCCGTTAGTGGGGCGTCGACCTCCTTCGTCCGGACGTTCCCGGCGCACTCGTTGACGGTCCTGCGGCTGAAGGCGACGGCTCCGTGA